One window of the Primulina eburnea isolate SZY01 chromosome 18, ASM2296580v1, whole genome shotgun sequence genome contains the following:
- the LOC140819648 gene encoding auxin-induced protein 22C-like isoform X2 — translation MEKTHGLGMVLETELRLGLPGGGESGEIKNEKKRVFSELSIDRDDREENKNPVVGWPPVCTYRRKNSFNEMKMYVKVSMDGAPFLRKIDLSVHKAYCDLVMALDKLFGSFDNGEGSKDTDNCKYVPIYEDKDGDWMLVGDVPWEMFIESCKRLRIMKRSDAKLQAKDLLKGLSKDE, via the exons atggagaaaacccatGGTTTAGGCATGGTACTCGAAACCGAGCTGAGGCTGGGGCTTCCCGGCGGCGGTGAATCGGGAGAGATCAAGAATGAGAAGAAAAGGGTGTTTTCCGAACTTTCCATCGACCGTGATGATCGGGAGGAGAACAAGAATCCGGTGGTGGGGTGGCCGCCGGTGTGCACTTACCGGAGGAAGAATAGCTTCAATGAGATGAAAATGTACGTGAAAGTGAGCATGGACGGAGCTCCTTTCCTTCGCAAGATTGATTTGAGTGTGCATAAAGCGTATTGTGATCTTGTCATGGCTCTTGACAAACTCTTTGGATCTTTTGATAACG GGGAGGGATCCAAAGACACAGACAACTGTAAGTACGTTCCAATTTACGAGGACAAAGATGGAGATTGGATGCTCGTTGGAGATGTCCCATGGGA AATGTTTATAGAGTCATGCAAAAGGCTTCGGATTATGAAGAGATCGGACGCAAAGCTTCAAGCAAAGGACCTTCTCAAAGGACTCTCCAAGGACGAGTAA
- the LOC140819648 gene encoding auxin-induced protein 22C-like isoform X1: MEKTHGLGMVLETELRLGLPGGGESGEIKNEKKRVFSELSIDRDDREENKNPVVGWPPVCTYRRKNSFNEMKMYVKVSMDGAPFLRKIDLSVHKAYCDLVMALDKLFGSFDNVGEGSKDTDNCKYVPIYEDKDGDWMLVGDVPWEMFIESCKRLRIMKRSDAKLQAKDLLKGLSKDE, translated from the exons atggagaaaacccatGGTTTAGGCATGGTACTCGAAACCGAGCTGAGGCTGGGGCTTCCCGGCGGCGGTGAATCGGGAGAGATCAAGAATGAGAAGAAAAGGGTGTTTTCCGAACTTTCCATCGACCGTGATGATCGGGAGGAGAACAAGAATCCGGTGGTGGGGTGGCCGCCGGTGTGCACTTACCGGAGGAAGAATAGCTTCAATGAGATGAAAATGTACGTGAAAGTGAGCATGGACGGAGCTCCTTTCCTTCGCAAGATTGATTTGAGTGTGCATAAAGCGTATTGTGATCTTGTCATGGCTCTTGACAAACTCTTTGGATCTTTTGATAACG TAGGGGAGGGATCCAAAGACACAGACAACTGTAAGTACGTTCCAATTTACGAGGACAAAGATGGAGATTGGATGCTCGTTGGAGATGTCCCATGGGA AATGTTTATAGAGTCATGCAAAAGGCTTCGGATTATGAAGAGATCGGACGCAAAGCTTCAAGCAAAGGACCTTCTCAAAGGACTCTCCAAGGACGAGTAA